The Astyanax mexicanus isolate ESR-SI-001 chromosome 18, AstMex3_surface, whole genome shotgun sequence DNA window ACAGGCACATTAAGCCAAACAGATCACGAGAAAACTTTTATAATACCAGTACAAGTGCTGGTAGCACACACttacacgtatacacacacacccacttgcTCCCAGGTAAAAGTGCAAGCTCAATACAGGGACTTCCGACACATCAAACAAAGTGTAACATCAGCATATTAGTGTTGTGCAGTGCTGCAATAATAAGCTTCTGCTTGTTAAGATAAAGACACTTCAGCAATTCATTACGCACTGGATGACTGATTAAGGCTACTGTGACTTAAAGCATTACACCAACATTTCTCAGCACAAACATACATTTTCATACATGTGCTTTATatatactcaaaaaaaaaacaagaaaaaaaaatcagtcagctTAAAATGTGCTAACAATAGTCTTTAAAGTATTTTAGTCGGATTGCTGGAAATGGATTAAAGTGACAGTATGTAAATTTGGGGTTTAGGATTTAGAGATCTCTTTTGTAACAATGTGTAATTGGACCGAGTATAAGGAGTatgagtacttttaaaacgtgcattgtggtgcGTTTAGAATTTTTTGGTTACATTGTACAAAAtctcatatcgtatcgtatgctataatattgaaacaaaaaatgttacgtaaatggaaaaaaaaactccatatggtgataatactgtagatatatatataacttttattTAGTTGGGGCACCAAATAATCCAGCGCTGCCATTGTGATTAGGgggttgctggttcgaatcccagtcatgcagcttgccatcagctgccggatcccTGAGAGAGAGCAATCCCTGGTCTtgttctctttgggtgggtagatggggcttttttccctcatcactcctagggtgatgtggatcagcacaaggcgcctgtgagctgatgtatcggaaccaagtcactgcgcttttctccgagcaagCTGCAATGCTACCATACTATAATAAGAGTCAATGGGAAGTTGCTTAAAATTTAAAAGTACTCTGACTCcattatatttttacaatttactCTCCATTCTGTGCATCTAAATCATAGAACATGTTTTTTGATCCACTGATTTAAAACTTAATAGAGACAATGTTTACAACAGAGACCAATCATTAGCTGCTGTCCATTCTATACTAcatgcatttcatttggaaatcacaGGTTTTCTGATCTATTGGGTAGAAAAAACACTTCTTATAGTTATTAGTCTCATTAATTTGACTTGATTAACTTTGGAATGTCAGTAACGTGAGGGCCACAATTCTTTACAGAACAATATAAATCATTATAGAAcaataaaactcaaataaaagaataaaaagataCAATAACATAGCACAACATGGAACACTGAGGACTGCAATCAGTCCTCATAGTCATTAAAGCTCCTCCTGCTTTAAAGCACAAGGTAAGCTACTGGTCATTTAGTAACTGAacatatatttctgtatatttcacatttaaaagAACAATGCCATAGTTCTGAGTTCTGAAATAGGAGAAGCTTAAGAAATAATGATTTACACAGCCCACTCCCACAATTACCACAAATATAACCTATAGGTTTAGCTAACAATGTAGATTAACTATAGAAACCTAATATCCAACCGTTTGTATCCTTTTCTGTGATTTTTACTGAACTTTTGCTTTTTTGGAgactgttttattagtttttatctCACATTAGCTCCACTTTTTTGGAgactgttttattagtttttatctCACATTAGCTCCACATTAGTGTGGATGTGATATTTTTATTCACTGAAAGCACTGGTGTACAGTACATAAAggtgcacaatatattgtttcagcattgcCATTGCAATGAATGGatatgcaatagtcacattgAAGGACATGCAACATTATAGGCAATGTCAATTTGTACCAAATACATcatattacaaatattatataatttctGCTGCTTGATATGAAATGACAATCCaaaatgttctcattttccatcGAAACATACAGTAATAGTCAAACTTTTGGACacgcctcttctcattcagtgcgttttcttgaagctccagctcatcccaaatcacaatATTTGCCATTTAGAGtgttaatttgcagaaaatgagaaatggctgaaataacaaaaaagatgcagaactttcagacctcaaataatgctaagaaaataagttcatattcataaaattttcagaagtgcagaaatcaatatttggtggaataaccctggttttaatcacagttttcatgcatcttggcatcatgtgctcttccaccagtcttacacactgcttttggagaactttatgcctttactcctggtgcaaaaatacaagcagtttagtttggttggatggcttgtgatcatccatcttcctcttaagtatattccagaggttttcaatttggtaaaatcaaagaaactcgtaatatgtaagtggcctcttatttttttccagatctgtataacCCTTAATTGTttatatgtctttaatattaatctaccatgtagaaaataatttaaacaaagaaataaagaaaaacattgaatgagaaggtgtgtccaaactttgacctCAGAACTAAAACATTTTCcaatgtgagatttttttttccccaatattgtgcagcccttatGTACAGTAAACCAATTATAAACACAGTTCCACCCCTTTGCCGCTAGGGGCACTCTCCACTAACACAATTATATATACACATGGTGAAAGTATTGATTGTAAAGGAATGTGACAGGAGCTCCCTACTGGCTGTGTGATGCACTATGCGGCTATAAGGCTATATGAGCACAGGAAATAATGTAGTGTTCTTTGTAGGGCACCAAATAGGGAACAATTTGGGACGCAGCCTAACTATGGTATCTTTACCTTTATCTTTGGTTAAAGGCCTACTCCAACATTCTTCAACTTAACCTCTATTTGCAGCATATATGTAGAATATACTCGACTACCAACAGAATGCTTTGGAAATTCAGTTCTTATAGAAGTCAATGGGCAGATGCTGAACTCAATCTCAGCACAATGTTCATCTGTATTTTAATCTATTCAACACTTAATTGGATGGTGTTTATAGGTTAAGCTGCATATATGTACACTGATTGTTTGAAATAAGCTCTGCCTACTGGCCATACAAGTATTTGagagtgctttcacacctaccctGTTTGCTACAAGCCAAAATAGCAAGCTTGAAATGTGCCATGAACCACAGttttgtgtttgttacattgcatATACAGTATTCGATccggttagtttcggtttcacactgcagtttagtgagaaGTCTCTCTATACTTCCAATTAATAATTGGTtcgtagaatgttagttatgatAGAATTGGGCGAGTTGCTTTActttcaggtgttgtgctgaattcttgCTATCTGTGATAATCTGTGCACCTCACGGCAGAATGAGTATGAAAGACtttcctcagattccttttatttcttgtaattttgtataatttttgttcCCCCCCCCCCAATCAGTCAGGCACCGTCTCTTTTTGAAttcctgctgatgcagcattgccgagtagcatcacagtgcgctcggagaaaagcacaccgacatggttctgatacatcagctcgcagatgccttgtgctgatcgacatcaccttaggggtgatgaggggaaagagcgccatctagccggaagctgatggcaagctgcattaccaGGATTTAAACCGACCATAGTGGCggatatttcttttatttctgtttataaacaaGGGagtaatctactgttacagtaaatacatGAACTTCCATTTGTGTTCACATTGCAtaagtaaatacaagaagaagcTTCTTTTTTTCTGGGCTAGCACTTTCATTTACAGCAGCATTTAGCATTGAGATGAAAAATTGAGATGATGTTTATTCATAActgtattattagtaatatatgTGCAATAAAGCAAGTTTAGCTCAAACTTGTTGCATACATTACAACCACTCAAGAGTTTATTGGAGACCAGATCGTAACCACCTCCTCTAATGGATTGTTACAATCCATCTGCATCAGAGCATGATTAAGGTATACACCAATGCTTTTCAATAGTTTGGACTttctgaccaattacaggaagacTATAGTCAAAGGCCAATCTGTTTGAATGTAAAGAGACCAAAATACCCTAAATTGAAGGTCTAACTTCCATGTGAACACCATCATTTAAATTACTGATACAATCTTATGAACAGTTTTTAACGTTTGGCTTAAAAAACGCACAAAACAACTTAATATTCCAGCTTATTATGGCTACTgtgcctgcgcagatctccacagcgaGAGGAGGCCTCCACACCAGCACACCTAAAAAGAAGAACAATCTGCCTGTCCTTCATATGCACGCAACACTGACAATCCTGGTAATtgctatatctactgtaactgtagattacccTTTATTTAGACACAGGGGAATGGTTACGCTCATTTTGCTGTGCAATACCCACAATTTCACTTTGACGGtcacatattttttacatttattcatgaAATTCAGCATCTGCCCACTGGATTCAATTATGTGTGTGTTACTTTTAATCCCAAACTGCTATGGTCTGTGGTAACCGATTGTACCCTACAGGTGCAGCATGTGGAGATTGGGTTGAAACATGTACTGTAGTATGGAGTATTCCTTTAATATGTCCTGTCATACTCTACATCTatgtctctatgtctctctttatctttaaGGTAAGGTGGTCTGTTTCTCGTCGGGGGTCTCCTCCAGTATCTGCAGCAGCAGATCGTGCAGTGGCCGGGCCACCTTTCGATATCCAGCTGAGGTGAGGTGCAGGTAGTCGAACATGTCCCGGGACGAGATGGTTCCGTCTGAGTGGGTGAAGCCTGAGCTGAGGTCTAGAAGCTGGACTGAACTTAGTCTGGATGCCGAAGCCCGCAGGAGATCGTTCACCTTAGCGTTCTTCTCACGCAGGGGGTTTTGCCGTTCTCCACGAGGCAAGagaccctgagagagagagagagagagagcttaaattcagtggtttttcatcatatttaaaatgttatggaCTGTAGATTTATAGTACAGCCATCCAaactaataaagaaaaacatatggaattattaaaaaactaattgttaaacaaaccagcatCTCCTGCATAGATGACAGTTTTtctcatcttggctggattttctcagttagctttatgaggctttcaattaacagctgtgctgaactcctcaagagttaatttctGGAATTTCGtcccctcttaatgtgtttgagagcatcagttgtaaagttgtgaagaggttgagttacaggtatacagtgaatagctctattcaaataattttctaatccatattatcgcAAGAACTTTCCCTAACtagggaaaaacaaaaaaaatactttaaaaaatgaaggtcagtcaatctaaaacatttcaagatatttaaaattatccttcagtgcagtcaaaaagaccattaaacatgttatgataaaactggctctcgtCAGGACCAcactaggaaaggaagagcaagttagccactaaccatgctaagtgctaactctttcaccgttcagaggcgaaTACATCAGATTGTAACCTGCCGCTAACTttggcaagcactgctggagcagcattagcattacttgctaaTCATTCTAAGCGGAAGtacatcggactgtagtctgcacaattaccgtattaaaacaagctacgtgggatgaacagctacttaatatcaccctggcttaccggtaCACTCatagttcctcagtgtagtgctgtcgggcggctGTTGAGCACAATTAGCCGCTAATCAATAGCGATAATacagagagtattttggtttgttgtttAACACTTCACTACAAGTCACTACAAGATCAAATGAATAAGAGTTAACCTGCAGTGAACAATATTGGTTGAGAAATTATGTTAAACTGACAGCAATAAATCCATCATTCgtagtatttgtttatttagaaaaCTTTTACGCTCTTCAGTAATACATATAtagtgaagtatcatagagaatcaATTTGTGATATATactgtgatatatcgagtatcgtatagtcacagtatcatgatatcattgtTATCTGGGGCagcatatcgtgataatattgtatcatgagatgTCCTGTGATTCAATCCCCTACTACTAGATGCTATTAGAGCAAAAACATGTACATAAAacccccacacagacacacagttccTCACCAGCAGGATGATCTTGGTGTGCGGTATTTGATTGATGAGCAGCTGGACGATCTCCATCACTCCTCCGGATACCTGCTCCGCAGTGTGCTGGTAATTAGTGGTGCCGACCCAAACCACCACCACCTGGGGGCGACAAACAGCTCAGGATTCCTCTCAACCCCGACCACAACTCGGCTCTAACTGATCCTGGACCTCCCTCTCCTCACCTTGGGTTTGATGTTGTGCAGCTCCCCGTTCTGCAGTCTCCACAGCACGTTACAGGTCGTGTCTCCAGCAATGCCGAAGTTCAACACATGCAGAGGAGAAAACAGCTCTTTCCatacctgtaacacacacacacacacacacacacacagacatacacagacatacacactttTTGTGAGTTGACTTATCAACTCTATAACAACACCATAAAAATATAGTGTACAGCTTGGACAGCAGTGTATAGTtactgtcttctaaaaaaagaaCTCTTATTAACGTATTATTTATTACTGCCTTTAACCTCTTGGTTGGTGCACAGGATgctactggaatcctcttccacttctttatgactacatcacagagctggtggatgttaagACTCACAGATGCTCAATTAATTTAAGGTCTGGAGATACTACTTAGCCAGTCAATCATCTATATACAAGTCATATTGAAGTTTCATTTCTATGCTGTTGtcccaataaatatatatattaacatatctgcagaaatgtaagACATATCCTCACTTTTGGGAGATGCTGTATATTACTATAACAACTTACTGACTTAAGACtgctaataaaaaatatactttagCCATGTTAATAACTAACCCTGGACCACATAAACTAATAACTGCTTATAACGAAATAAGGCTTGTCAATAACCACTTTAGAATTTGCTAATAACTGGCAAAGGGCTGCTATTATCTGCACTATGACTGCTAATGACCATTTTAGGACTGCTAATAACCAGCCTAAGTCTGCTAACAACCAGTTTAGGACTGCTAACAACCAGCTTAATACTGCTAATAATCAGCTTAAGACTGCTAGAAAACCAACTAAGGACTGCTTATATCCAGACAAAGACTTCTAATAAGCATCGTAAGACTGCTAATAACCAGCTTATGACTGCTAATAACCAGCTCattggggctctggtgggggtttagGATTCTTTATTGTGGTGTCACAATAAAGGAGTATCCACACGCCTTGTAAACAGCAAatgatttctgacaccaaactctttcaactgattcacagtaAACAGACTGATCGATTTTTTGGGGTCTGGAGTGTTTATAGGAACAGTcgagactaggggtgggcaatatggtcctaaaataatatcaagatatttcatggtCTTTTCAAATAACCAGCTTAAGACTGCTAACAATCAGTTTAAGACTGCAAACAACGAGCTTAAAACTGCTAATAATCCGCTTAAAACTGCTAATAACCAGCTATGGACTGCTAATATCCAGATAAAGACTTCTCTAATAACTGTTAATAACCATCTTAAGACTTCTAATGAGCATCCTGACGGCTGCTACTAACCATCTTAAGACTGCTAATAACCAGCTTAAGACTGCAAATAACCAGCTACTGGCCTAAACTGCagctcaaccagcagaccgaaatagtgtttcttcaactgatcttgttggtggggctctggtgggggtttagGTTTCCTTATTGTGGCATCACAATAAGGGAGTATCCACACGCCagagtagatatataatgggaaataagaacagtctGAATTTTCTTTgcgcaaaaaaagtagtactctgatgtaataattaggggtggatgatatggctagttatttcagggcataatatatcattcacaatatttaaaaatgttgccaatattattgcgtatgatacaatacggcacacccctagtcgagacccaagtggaaatataaAAGCGCACAAAAAGGTGGACAGTAACCCTCCAGCAGCAAATCTACATTAACTGCAGCTTTAAGTGCAGCTCTGAAAGAGAGGATTTGCAGAATCATTGTGATCGTACCTCCTGCTGCTGCATCAGCTGCACCATCGAGTCTCCAACAAACAGCACGTCCGGCTCAGCATCCTTACACTCCTGCACAAAACGGTtgtgctgaaacacacacacacacacatcaaatcaCAGCACTACAGTAGTTCGTTTCAGCAAAGTGCTTTATAAAGCTTTTGACTGGGTGTGAATTCAAACATCTGGTGTGTAGGAGAACCAGCCTCTCTGAACTACAAgaccaaggcccaatcccatCTCACCCTTTGGCCCTACCACCTAGCCCTACACCACTGTTTTGAACGTTCATTCCCAGGGGtaggtagggtgtcctgattcttgttaccCTGGAGGTGGTAGGGCTATATTTAAAGTAAGTTAAGGTCTTTTAAAAACttgcagtaaatatatatattttattaagctATTACTGGTACAAGACAATGTTACAATTAGGTATTAAAAATAAAGCtggtatagcaaaaaaaaaacactaaggtGAACATGTAAAGGGCCAATTGTGACCCCTGGGCTGTGAAACGCCTGGTCTGGTTTAATGAGTAGTTTCACTATGTTATGGCCATTTTTTtaataacaagcaaaaaaaatgtgtagtatttgctgtctgtttaaattatgtagtaaactaaaatcaacaaaaattgagatatttgtttttcactggacagcaatgAAATActttatcttacttaagtagaaatgttggttatccatactttactacttttgcttcttacattttcacacaattatttgaactttctactctttaatttcagcttgttttcattagagttcaatatatatatatatatatatatatatatatatatatatatatatatatatatatatatatatatatatatatatatatatatatatatatatgcagcctTTTCTGTCTgttgcatatatacatatatatcaaatatatatatatatatatatatatatatatatatatatatatatatatatgatatatatatatatatgcaacagACAGAAAAGGCtgcatatttaaggtggaacagaaaaataaaatgaatgctaATAAGAGCCCATTTAAGCTCCCAATCAGAGAGGAATTAAGAACTAGACCATAAtcattaattgctgcaccacatGCCCTCTTACTGAAGACATATTTGCAtatatagctatatctgtatcaggtgatTGAAGGGTTTTCCCAATTCTTGGTTGGTTACCACTTCCtcttctaactctgttctaagtggaagggttacacttgaacACATGGGGTAgggtcaaaaaaacaaaacaagaaagggCCAAATGTCAACCTGCATGTGTTCATCTGTTTACTATTCCAGTTCTCATTTGTATGCAttcttggaaaaaaattaaagtgtgtgtgtgtgtgtgtctttttttctAAAGGTGCTAAACTGTCCCACTTTGGTTGTGTGCACAGTTTGTTGCTATTCAAAAGTAATAATTTAATTCTCGCAAAATTGCAGCTTTTATTATAAAGAGTAAAACAAGCTCAGTTGggttgcacacatacacacacagacacatacatagACTGAAGATATGGATGGGTAATAATATGTAGGATGATCAACTGGTATGGACTTCTGAAGGAATGAAATGGACGGGCATGGGTGCGGGTATGGAAAGGTTTGGATGGATACGCTATAGATGGGCATGGGGAAACATGGGTATGTGTTTGGATGATGATGGGTGTATATACACAGGTGCATCTACAAACAAAAATGACTACAATCGAAAAGTGAAAATGTTgtggattatggcttacagccaatgaaaaccaaaaagaCAGTCTCaatataaattagaatattatataagaccagttatGGGACTCAAACACTACAGACTGAAAAGAGGTGTTACTGTGCCATGTGTAAGAGTGAACAACAGTAGGGCAGACATTAGCTTACCTGTGACATCCAGCGCGCATCTCCTTGCACATCTTCCACTGGTTCAGGATTTGCAGCCGGGTTCCTGTCCTCGTGGCTCATCCTATAATCAACAATAACAacctcaaccctaaaatcaacaTCTACAATAAAGGGCCAATTGAGGTTATGACCCTTAATTTGTTTTGTATTGAAAAgctaaaggtttggacacaccttaaattctgtgcttttcattatttaaaaatgttctgtattgtagattaatactaaagtcatccaaactataaattaaaacatggaattatttagtaaacataaaaGTGTCCAGctttaagagccacctaaatgcttcacagggtattttgatttgtttaacaattttaagttactacatgattccttatgtgttgctttatagtctggatgacttcaatattcatttactatgtggAGAAAAGTTATTATTAGCCAGTGCACATTGCACACATGCATGCAATGACATTAGCAGTAAACTGAAAGCTAAAATGCAGCAAATCTGGGGTGGCATGTATTAATGCATGCAAAAATGTAAGCTTGCATATAAGTGCAAACAAAATGCATGCATAATGTAACCTATGGCAGCCTGCTAAAAGAGTGCACGCCCCTTTTTGCaacaaaataagcacaataaCATGAAATGAATTGCAAGCACGCGCTCCTACCTTAGAGTCTGCGCAGCTTAGAAGTCTCGTGCTCGTGCTTTTCCCACACCTGCAGCTTTTCTTTACCCCTTTTTTCTACCCGAGATCTTTCCGCGTGCGCGTGCAGTCGTTGCGGTCGGTGTGTTTAGATGTTTTGCAAATCAGTTCGGATAATCAATACAATCCGCCACCAACAGTTCAGCATCGAGCTCGTGCACGCACACTTCCGCGCGCGCTGGCGTAGCACGCCCCGCCCAGCTGGATCATTTGCGTCagcgtgcgtatgtgtgtgtatgtgcttgcGTAGGTGTGAGTTTTTCGCGCTTTGTGGGTACCCAGTGTAATCAGCATCATATAAacctgaatactgaatactaagtGACACTGCTGTGATTATGGGTCTATTAGGACTAAAAATCAAACACCAtttcactattttaaaataaaagttaaaactagtattttaattgttaCCAGAATATTACAGAAGGCCACAAAAACATCATGCATTTGGTAAATTTatgtcttattattttgagatagacagtagttattttgagatactaagtgatCTTTTTTGCATTTCAAAATAACAACTATCTtatatgaatgatttagtatctcaaaataatgacatccCAAAAtgatgacttagcatctcaaaataaggacttagtatcttaaaataatgactactatctcaaaataataactttgtatctcaaaataatgacttaatttcttttaaaataatgatgtacCATTTCAAATTAATGATTTAGCATCTCGAAATAATGACTTATTTCAA harbors:
- the LOC103030597 gene encoding platelet-activating factor acetylhydrolase IB subunit alpha2 yields the protein MSHEDRNPAANPEPVEDVQGDARWMSQHNRFVQECKDAEPDVLFVGDSMVQLMQQQEVWKELFSPLHVLNFGIAGDTTCNVLWRLQNGELHNIKPKVVVVWVGTTNYQHTAEQVSGGVMEIVQLLINQIPHTKIILLGLLPRGERQNPLREKNAKVNDLLRASASRLSSVQLLDLSSGFTHSDGTISSRDMFDYLHLTSAGYRKVARPLHDLLLQILEETPDEKQTTLP